The following proteins are co-located in the Vigna unguiculata cultivar IT97K-499-35 chromosome 9, ASM411807v1, whole genome shotgun sequence genome:
- the LOC114163931 gene encoding gamma carbonic anhydrase 1, mitochondrial-like: protein MGTLGRAIYSVGFWIRETGQAIDRLGSRLQGGYFFQEQLSRHRTLMNIFDKAPVVDKDVFVAPSASVIGDVQVGRGSSIWYGCVLRGDVNSIRVGSGTNIQDNSLVHVAKSNLSGKVLPTVIGDNVTVGHSAVLHGCTVEDEAFVGMGAVLLDGVVVEKNAMVAAGALVRQNTRIPSGEVWAGNPAKFLRKLSNEEITFISQSAVNYTNLAQVHAAENSKSYDEIEFEKVLRKKYARKDEEYDSMLGVVREIPPELILPDSVLPDKAEKSLKK, encoded by the exons ATGGGAACCCTTGGGAGAGCGATCTACAGCGTTGGTTTCTGGATTCGGGAGACTGGACAGGCCATTGATCGTCTCGGTTCCCGCCTTCAGGGCGGTTACTTCTTCCAAGAGCAGC TGTCTAGGCATCGAACTCTGATGAACATATTTGATAAGGCTCCTGTTGTTGATAAGGATGTATTTGTTGCGCCAAGTGCCTCCGTCATTGGAGACGTTCAAGTTGGAAGAGGATCGTCCATTTGGTATGGATGTGTCTTGAGAG GTGATGTTAACAGCATCAGAGTTGGAAGTGGAACTAACATACAGGACAACTCCCTGGTGCATGTTGCAAAGTCAAATTTAAGTGGGAAGGTTTTGCCTACAGTTATTGGGGACAATGTCACTGTGG GTCATAGTGCTGTTTTACACGGTTGTACCGTTGAGGACGAGGCTTTTGTTGGTATGGGTGCCGTATTACTTGATGGAGTAGTTGTTGAGAAAAATGCCATGGTTGCTGCTGGAGCCCTTGTGAGGCAGAATACAAGGATACCTTCTGGCGAG GTATGGGCAGGCAATCCTGCAAAGTTCCTCAGAAAGCTAAGTAACGAGGAGATAACATTCATCTCCCAGTCAGCCGTCAATTATACTAACCTTGCACAGGTCCATGCTGCTGAAAATTCGAAATCCTATGATGAAATTGAGTTTGAGAAGGTGTTGCGAAAGAAGTATGCTCGTAAAGATGAGGAGTATGACTCTATGTTAGGTGTTGTTCGCGAGATCCCACCAGAGCTTATTCTTCCAGATAGTGTCTTACCTGATAAAGCAGAAAAGTCTCTTAAAAAATGA